One Malaclemys terrapin pileata isolate rMalTer1 chromosome 7, rMalTer1.hap1, whole genome shotgun sequence genomic region harbors:
- the LOC128840533 gene encoding G-protein coupled receptor 22-like, with translation MESAIYDTLLEPTDGAGADAGGYLPYPLGFQVSLSSFLLLEIVLGCSGNLAVLVLYCSQPGLVDSVSTVVTMNLHVLDTLVCLVCAPLTVAVLLLAPEHNGPLLGCFHEACVTFGSVATAANVLVVSLDRYDISVRPGRRALTPSRAALLLAAVWLLSLLGFFLPFLELEILRGPRPALCLCVPGPQAEPATCYHLLLQIPAFAATGAVMLLTYARVLRALNIRLSGRRSRSQRRHSKRRKRRKGAEPGASVGEAQRPVPAAPALPPQPMRVQASVSVIVALRRAVRRHRDRRERQKRVFRMSLIIVSTFLVCWAPISIANLLVLCLGPGRLLLQLRLCFLALAYGTTVFHPLLYAFARQKLRAALRSKLKKRVGSALQVDPVPGGTVIHNSWVEPHKGRRARPTGSTGAQRCPTQGLRE, from the coding sequence ATGGAGAGCGCCATCTACGACACCCTCCTGGAGCCCACGGACGGGGCCGGCGCCGACGCCGGCGGGTACCTGCCCTACCCGCTGGGCTTCCAGGTCTCGctcagcagcttcctgctgctggagaTCGTGCTGGGCTGCAGCGGCAACCTGGCGGTGCTGGTGCTGTACTGCTCGCAGCCCGGCCTGGTGGACTCGGTCAGCACCGTGGTGACCATGAACCTGCACGTGCTGGACACGCTGGTGTGCCTGGTGTGCGCGCCCCTGACCGTCGCCgtgctgctgctggcgccagAGCACAACGGCCCGCTGCTGGGCTGCTTCCACGAGGCCTGCGTCACCTTCGGCAGCGTGGCCACCGCCGCCAACGTGCTGGTCGTCAGCCTGGACCGGTACGACATCTCCGTGCGGCCGGGCCGCCGGGCGCTGACGCCCAGCCGCGccgccctgctgctggccgccgTCTGGCTGCTCTCTCTGCTCGGCTTCTTCCTGCCCTTCCTGGAGCTGGAGATCCTGCGGGGCCCCCGCCCGGCGCTCTGCCTCTGCGTCCCCGGGCCCCAGGCCGAGCCGGCCACGTGCTACCACCTGCTGCTACAGATCCCGGCCTTTGCCGCCACCGGGGCCGTCATGCTGCTGACCTACGCCCGGGTCCTGCGGGCCCTCAACATCCGCCTGAGCGGGCGCCGCTCCCGCAGCCAGCGCCGCCACAGCAAGCGCCGGAAGCGCCGGAAAGGGGCGGAGCCGGGTGCCAGCGTGGGAGAGGCCCAAAGGCCGGTGCCGGCGGCGCCggcgctgcccccccagcccatgCGGGTGCAGGCCTCGGTCTCAGTGATCGTGGCGCTCCGGCGGGCCGTCAGGCGGCACCGCGACCGCCGGGAGCGCCAGAAACGGGTCTTCAGGATGTCGCTCATCATCGTCTCCACCTTCCTGGTGTGCTGGGCGCCCATCTCCATCGCCAACCTGCTGGTCTTGTGCCTGGGGCCCGGGCGCCTGCTGCTCCAGCTCCGCCTCtgcttcctggccctggcctatGGCACCACCGTCTTCCACCCGCTGCTCTACGCCTTCGCCCGCCAGAAGCTGCGCGCCGCGCTCCGCAGCAAGCTGAAGAAGCGGGTGGGGTCGGCGCTGCAGGTGGACCCCGTGCCCGGGGGCACCGTCATACACAACTCCTGGGTGGAGCCCCACAAGGGGCGCCGGGCCCGGCCCACGGGCAGCACGGGGGCACAGCGctgccccacccaggggctgAGGGAGTGA